A portion of the Hevea brasiliensis isolate MT/VB/25A 57/8 unplaced genomic scaffold, ASM3005281v1 Scaf180, whole genome shotgun sequence genome contains these proteins:
- the LOC110636566 gene encoding protein GRAVITROPIC IN THE LIGHT 1-like isoform X2, with the protein MDSVKLSSMTPKKSRLARTVAKVLHLRAATGIAPVDGVQKVKSQEKVKDDKKIGNKSTVSLRQSFKISSDEEHQRSLAMEALLAKLFASISSVKAAYAQLQCAQSPYDVDGIQAADKLVVSELKNLAELKQCYIKKQFDNLSETTMLLAEVQEQKCVSKTYEIMGKKLESHLRLKDSEIIYLKEKLEESNRQNQLLEKRLNQSGQLSMPDNLHRSGLSPSHFLAVVRFTVKSIRSFVKLMIDQMKATDWNLEAAANSIVPDVVYWRADDKCFAFECFVCREMFDGFNLPNFSLPSDSLPERKNKQRHFFRRFTELKSVKAKEYLAEYPKSTFAKFCRAKYLQLVHPQMETSFFGNLSQRSIVNSSEFPDTNFFTSFAEMARRVWLLHCLAFSFEPEASIFQVRRGCRFSEVYMECVSEDALLSSENALEVDPPVAFTVIPGFRIGKTIIQCQVYLSQMQSRINR; encoded by the coding sequence ATGGATTCTGTGAAACTATCTTCCATGACACCAAAAAAGAGTAGATTGGCACGCACAGTTGCGAAAGTTCTTCATCTTCGAGCTGCAACTGGGATTGCTCCAGTTGATGGTGTGCAAAAAGTCAAGTCCCAGGAAAAGGTCAAGGATGATAAGAAGATAGGCAACAAGAGCACAGTCAGTCTGCGCCAATCCTTCAAAATCAGCAGTGATGAGGAACACCAAAGGAGTTTGGCTATGGAAGCTCTTCTTGCAAAACTGTTTGCCAGCATTTCCTCTGTTAAAGCAGCATATGCTCAGCTACAGTGTGCTCAGTCTCCTTATGACGTTGATGGGATCCAAGCAGCTGATAAATTGGTAGTTTCCGAGTTGAAGAATTTAGCTGAGTTGAAGCAGTGTTATATTAAAAAACAGTTCGATAATTTGTCAGAGACTACTATGCTGTTGGCTGAAGTTCAGGAGCAGAAGTGTGTTTCAAAGACCTATGAAATTATGGGGAAGAAATTGGAGTCTCATTTGAGGCTCAAGGATTCTGAGATCATATATCTTAAAGAAAAATTGGAGGAATCCAATAGACAGAACCAGCTACTTGAGAAGAGATTAAATCAGAGTGGACAGCTGTCTATGCCTGACAATCTTCACCGATCAGGTCTGAGTCCTAGTCATTTCCTAGCAGTTGTTAGGTTTACAGTGAAGTCAATCCGAAGCTTTGTCAAGTTGATGATTGATCAGATGAAAGCTACCGATTGGAATCTTGAAGCTGCAGCCAATTCGATTGTACCGGACGTGGTCTACTGGAGAGCTGATGATAAATGCTTCGCGTTTGAATGCTTTGTTTGCCGGGAAATGTTTGATGGTTTCAATTTGCCAAACTTCTCCCTTCCAAGCGATTCTTTACCAGAGAGAAAGAATAAGCAACGTCACTTTTTCAGGAGATTTACAGAACTAAAATCTGTGAAAGCTAAGGAATATCTTGCAGAGTATCCCAAGTCGACATTCGCAAAATTTTGCCGGGCCAAGTACTTGCAACTTGTTCATCCCCAGATGGAAACATCATTCTTTGGCAATTTGAGCCAAAGAAGCATCGTGAATTCCAGTGAATTCCCTGACACCAACTTCTTCACTTCATTTGCTGAAATGGCAAGGCGGGTGTGGCTACTACATTGCTTGGCCTTTTCCTTCGAGCCAGAGGCCTCAATCTTTCAAGTACGCAGGGGATGCCGTTTTTCTGAAGTTTACATGGAATGTGTATCAGAGGATGCACTGCTTTCGTCCGAAAATGCACTAGAGGTTGACCCACCAGTTGCATTCACTGTAATTCCAGGCTTTAGGATTGGTAAAACTATTATACAGTGCCAGGTCTACCTCTCTCAAATGCAAAGCAGGATAAATCGGTGA
- the LOC110636566 gene encoding protein GRAVITROPIC IN THE LIGHT 1-like isoform X1: MMDSVKLSSMTPKKSRLARTVAKVLHLRAATGIAPVDGVQKVKSQEKVKDDKKIGNKSTVSLRQSFKISSDEEHQRSLAMEALLAKLFASISSVKAAYAQLQCAQSPYDVDGIQAADKLVVSELKNLAELKQCYIKKQFDNLSETTMLLAEVQEQKCVSKTYEIMGKKLESHLRLKDSEIIYLKEKLEESNRQNQLLEKRLNQSGQLSMPDNLHRSGLSPSHFLAVVRFTVKSIRSFVKLMIDQMKATDWNLEAAANSIVPDVVYWRADDKCFAFECFVCREMFDGFNLPNFSLPSDSLPERKNKQRHFFRRFTELKSVKAKEYLAEYPKSTFAKFCRAKYLQLVHPQMETSFFGNLSQRSIVNSSEFPDTNFFTSFAEMARRVWLLHCLAFSFEPEASIFQVRRGCRFSEVYMECVSEDALLSSENALEVDPPVAFTVIPGFRIGKTIIQCQVYLSQMQSRINR, encoded by the exons ATG ATGGATTCTGTGAAACTATCTTCCATGACACCAAAAAAGAGTAGATTGGCACGCACAGTTGCGAAAGTTCTTCATCTTCGAGCTGCAACTGGGATTGCTCCAGTTGATGGTGTGCAAAAAGTCAAGTCCCAGGAAAAGGTCAAGGATGATAAGAAGATAGGCAACAAGAGCACAGTCAGTCTGCGCCAATCCTTCAAAATCAGCAGTGATGAGGAACACCAAAGGAGTTTGGCTATGGAAGCTCTTCTTGCAAAACTGTTTGCCAGCATTTCCTCTGTTAAAGCAGCATATGCTCAGCTACAGTGTGCTCAGTCTCCTTATGACGTTGATGGGATCCAAGCAGCTGATAAATTGGTAGTTTCCGAGTTGAAGAATTTAGCTGAGTTGAAGCAGTGTTATATTAAAAAACAGTTCGATAATTTGTCAGAGACTACTATGCTGTTGGCTGAAGTTCAGGAGCAGAAGTGTGTTTCAAAGACCTATGAAATTATGGGGAAGAAATTGGAGTCTCATTTGAGGCTCAAGGATTCTGAGATCATATATCTTAAAGAAAAATTGGAGGAATCCAATAGACAGAACCAGCTACTTGAGAAGAGATTAAATCAGAGTGGACAGCTGTCTATGCCTGACAATCTTCACCGATCAGGTCTGAGTCCTAGTCATTTCCTAGCAGTTGTTAGGTTTACAGTGAAGTCAATCCGAAGCTTTGTCAAGTTGATGATTGATCAGATGAAAGCTACCGATTGGAATCTTGAAGCTGCAGCCAATTCGATTGTACCGGACGTGGTCTACTGGAGAGCTGATGATAAATGCTTCGCGTTTGAATGCTTTGTTTGCCGGGAAATGTTTGATGGTTTCAATTTGCCAAACTTCTCCCTTCCAAGCGATTCTTTACCAGAGAGAAAGAATAAGCAACGTCACTTTTTCAGGAGATTTACAGAACTAAAATCTGTGAAAGCTAAGGAATATCTTGCAGAGTATCCCAAGTCGACATTCGCAAAATTTTGCCGGGCCAAGTACTTGCAACTTGTTCATCCCCAGATGGAAACATCATTCTTTGGCAATTTGAGCCAAAGAAGCATCGTGAATTCCAGTGAATTCCCTGACACCAACTTCTTCACTTCATTTGCTGAAATGGCAAGGCGGGTGTGGCTACTACATTGCTTGGCCTTTTCCTTCGAGCCAGAGGCCTCAATCTTTCAAGTACGCAGGGGATGCCGTTTTTCTGAAGTTTACATGGAATGTGTATCAGAGGATGCACTGCTTTCGTCCGAAAATGCACTAGAGGTTGACCCACCAGTTGCATTCACTGTAATTCCAGGCTTTAGGATTGGTAAAACTATTATACAGTGCCAGGTCTACCTCTCTCAAATGCAAAGCAGGATAAATCGGTGA